Within the Acinetobacter radioresistens DSM 6976 = NBRC 102413 = CIP 103788 genome, the region CTGGATCAGCGTCATGAAATGCCAATCTGGCGTCCGATGCTGTCCCTCTCCCGTGAGCAGATTTGCCAATGGACTGAACAATTAAACATCAGTTTTATTGATGATCCTTCAAATAATGATACCTATTACGACCGTGCCTGGTGCCGAACAATGCTCTGGCCGCTCTTAGCTTCCCGCTTTTCTAAAATGCAGCAGGCAGTCACCCGCACAGCTTCATTAATGCAGGATGCCGATGAGATTCTGCAGGAAGTATTACAAGAGGATTTAAAAAATTGTGGCAATGCACAGCAGCTTGATCTCGCAAGATTAAAATTACTTTCAAAACCCCGACAGCGACAACTGCTTTCAGTATGGATGAAAGGTGAAGGTATATATCGGCCAGCTTTTGAAATGGTTGAGCGGATTCAGCATGAAGTTATTGCTGCCAAAGCCGATGCACAGGCGGCGCTACACTGGAACAAGTATTATTATGTTCGTTATCATGGGCAGCTTTACCGTTTACAGACAGATGAATATATGGCTGAGAAAAACAGTCAGCTCATTTCTGAACAAAGTCTTATTCCCGAGCTTTCTCATGTTTACCAAACTGCTTCTGGCCATTATCAGATTCAACTGCAAGCAGTCGGTTTATCAGCAGATTTATTGAAGCAGAATCTTGTATTAACATCGCGGCAAGGTGGGGAAAGAATTCATCTTTATGGCCGGGTAGGTGCATGGCCGCTCAAAAAGGCTATTCAGGAAGCACAAATTTTTC harbors:
- the tilS gene encoding tRNA lysidine(34) synthetase TilS, with protein sequence MRGTLPTFNEVWQREFRSGCLKQLEQFSPETSFLIGCSGGMDSMLLLYFMAALCPGRIRAIYVDHQLQAQSRAWGVHVQAECMKLDVPCIVQPVHVNAGNLERQAREARYQAYHQHIKSGEVLVLAHHQQDQAETVLLRLFSGTGISGLSAMKQLDQRHEMPIWRPMLSLSREQICQWTEQLNISFIDDPSNNDTYYDRAWCRTMLWPLLASRFSKMQQAVTRTASLMQDADEILQEVLQEDLKNCGNAQQLDLARLKLLSKPRQRQLLSVWMKGEGIYRPAFEMVERIQHEVIAAKADAQAALHWNKYYYVRYHGQLYRLQTDEYMAEKNSQLISEQSLIPELSHVYQTASGHYQIQLQAVGLSADLLKQNLVLTSRQGGERIHLYGRVGAWPLKKAIQEAQIFPWQRHQIQILSRDNVMLGVFTPKGFWLAQSPYCERGGWQPVLITQQQQM